In Camelus dromedarius isolate mCamDro1 chromosome 3, mCamDro1.pat, whole genome shotgun sequence, one DNA window encodes the following:
- the NDUFA2 gene encoding NADH dehydrogenase [ubiquinone] 1 alpha subcomplex subunit 2 → MAAAAASRGIAAKLGLREIRIHLCQRSPGSQGVRDFIEKRYVELKKANPDLPILIRECSDVQPKLWARYAFGQEKNVSLNNFSADQVTRALENVLSGKA, encoded by the exons ATGGCGGCGGCCGCAGCAAGTCGGGGGATCGCGGCCAAACTGGGCCTGCGTGAGATTCGCATCCACTTATGCCAGCGCTCGCCCGGCAGCCAGGGTGTCAG GGACTTCATCGAGAAACGCTATGTGGAGCTGAAGAAGGCGAACCCCGACCTGCCCATCCTAATCCGCGAGTGCTCCGATGTGCAGCCCAAGCTCTGGGCCCGCTACG CATTTGGCCAAGAGAAGAATGTCTCTTTGAACAACTTCAGTGCGGATCAGGTAACCAGAGCCCTGGAGAATGTGCTAAGTGGCAAAGCTTGA